Proteins encoded by one window of Teretinema zuelzerae:
- a CDS encoding CheR family methyltransferase, giving the protein MMEDLVPLSDTEFNILTRMLFDRFGIHLGDQKRVLLSGRLSKRVRETGCGNFSEYIDYLRTDPSGREQTELINRITTNHSFFFREGEHFAYLKDNVFSRIEEAVSKRSPPAVRIWSAGCATGEEVYTIAMLMRSHFGNRIDGLDIGLLATDISVAALSQANEGIYQESKLKELPGEWKRQWFTKAGPDQFRISDEIRGMVLFKKLNLMETPYPMKGSFDVIFCRNVMIYFNAQSREHVVNAMHKCLKPGGVFFVGHSESLNRETCPFEYVKPAIYKKGEGDRGIKP; this is encoded by the coding sequence ATGATGGAAGACCTCGTGCCTCTTTCGGACACGGAATTTAATATCCTCACGCGCATGCTCTTCGATCGCTTCGGCATTCATCTGGGCGATCAGAAGCGGGTGTTGCTGTCGGGAAGGTTGTCCAAAAGAGTGCGGGAAACGGGGTGCGGCAATTTTTCGGAATACATCGATTATCTCCGGACCGATCCGAGCGGCAGGGAACAGACTGAGCTGATAAACAGGATCACTACGAATCACTCTTTTTTTTTCCGCGAGGGTGAACACTTTGCCTATTTGAAGGATAACGTATTCTCCCGGATCGAAGAGGCTGTCTCGAAACGTTCTCCCCCTGCCGTGAGAATTTGGAGCGCAGGATGCGCAACCGGGGAGGAAGTATATACGATTGCGATGCTCATGCGTTCGCATTTCGGAAACAGGATAGACGGACTGGACATAGGACTTCTCGCCACGGACATATCAGTGGCGGCGCTCTCGCAGGCAAACGAAGGAATCTATCAGGAGAGCAAGTTGAAAGAGCTTCCGGGCGAATGGAAGCGGCAATGGTTCACCAAGGCAGGGCCGGACCAGTTCCGCATAAGCGATGAAATCCGCGGCATGGTGCTCTTTAAAAAACTCAACCTCATGGAGACTCCGTATCCCATGAAGGGCTCGTTCGACGTGATATTCTGCAGAAACGTCATGATCTATTTTAACGCGCAATCCCGGGAACATGTAGTGAACGCGATGCACAAATGCCTCAAGCCCGGCGGCGTTTTCTTCGTCGGTCATTCTGAATCGTTGAACAGGGAGACGTGTCCGTTCGAATACGTTAAGCCCGCTATTTATAAAAAAGGAGAGGGAGACCGTGGGATCAAGCCTTAA